Proteins encoded within one genomic window of Leptidea sinapis chromosome 7, ilLepSina1.1, whole genome shotgun sequence:
- the LOC126965445 gene encoding odorant receptor 13a-like yields the protein MKNDKLSNFFELSYKYKTFHQTYKIIAFLMAVGLVYPNPSLYKFRIICIGGAIISVLPITGIILYDMYRYLLDHDYVNIIRHCTVVGPFLGGFLKMMIMHVKQRPARMIINEIDEDYASFNNMPEPYQRIIDSSIRNNLVYSEKAWVITVFSCVMIFPFMAIALNFYNFVFKSEPTKYMAHEVRKPYGEPEDRFNSPYFEIIFIYMLYCSIFYFINFSGYDGFFGICINHACLKMQLYCKAFEDALACSNIDEMRKRIVSVIQDQNRLFRYVELIQETFNIWLGLILIATMIQICNCMYHITEGYELDFRYIIFIIGTVAHIYLPCRYSSKLQNMSVETSTLFYCSGWEHVTVPSIRKMVIFMIARAQIPLQITAFNILIFDMDLFVSIMQTSYSMYTLLRS from the exons gttacaaatataaaacattccatcagacttataaaataatagcaTTTCTAATGGCGGTCGGGCTTGTGTATCCAAACCCTAGCCTGTATAAGTTCCGTATAATTTGTATCG GTGGAGCTATAATATCGGTGCTACCAATCACCGGTATAATACTGTACGATATGTACAGATATCTGTTGGACCACGACTATGTGAATATTATAAGGCACTGCACCGTGGTCGGGCCCTTTCTGGGTGGGTTTTTAAAG ATGATGATAATGCACGTGAAGCAACGACCAGCCAGGATGATTATCAACGAAATAGACGAGGACTACGCATCATTCAACAACATGCCTGAGCCGTACCAGCGAATCATCGACTCCAGCATCAGAAACAACCTCGTGTACAGCGAGAAAGCTTGGGTCATCACCGTCTTCTCTTGCGTCATGATCTTTCCATTTATGGCTATCGCTTTAAACTTCTACaactttgtatttaaatctgAACCGACCAAATACATGGCGCACGAAGTACGAAAGCCCTACGGCGAACCAGAAGACCGTTTCAATTCGCCGTATTTCGAGATCATCTTCATATACATGCTGTATTGTTCTATTTTCTATTTCATAAACTTTTCTGGCTATGATGGATTCTTTGGAATATGTATTAATCACGCGTGTCTGAAGATGCAGCTGTATTGTAAAGCTTTTGAGGATGCGTTGGCGTGTTCTAATATTGATGAAATGCGGAAGAGAATTGTGAGTGTCATTCAGGATCAAAATAGACTATTTAG GTATGTGGAGCTGATTCAAGAAACCTTCAATATTTGGCTCGGACTTATACTGATCGCAACCATGATTCAAATTTGTAACTGCATGTACCACATCACTGAG GGTTACGAGTTAGATTTTCGTTACATCATATTTATAATCGGTACTGTCGCACACATATACCTGCCGTGCCGATATTCATCTAAATTGCAGAACATG TCGGTCGAAACATCGACCCTCTTTTACTGTTCCGGCTGGGAGCATGTCACCGTCCCCTCTATACGGAAGATGGTCATCTTCATGATAGCCAGGGCACAG ATACCGTTACAAATCACAGCATTCAACATACTCATCTTTGACATGGATCTGTTTGTTTCG ATTATGCAAACGTCATACTCGATGTATACCCTACTACGGTCGTAA